The following proteins come from a genomic window of Gimesia chilikensis:
- the mutS gene encoding DNA mismatch repair protein MutS, protein MAKTGKKLTPMMERYLEVKHQNPGTLLLFRMGDFYELFYEDAEIAARILGITLTSRDKNSSNPIPMAGFPHHSLDSYLYKLIHAGYRAAICDQVEDPKKAKGMVKREVTRVITPGTLTDDALLDPHENNFLASIYFGKSDIGLAWLELSTGRFLTSNTTAEHLVDELARIHPAECIFAEGNTALQNAIGHLDTMLTERPSWTFAEDECEKLLLSHFGTKTLEGFNLEQGTPAITAAGALLEYVQETQRSAIPHINQIEPYERGDRLLIDEATRRSLELTRTIREGKREGSLISVLDETVTSMGARLLNDWIANPLTSLDEIQKRHDSVEEISQNPVLCNDVREQLSKTYDLQRLTARIATGRASARDLSFLAQTLALLPKLKAKLSGRKAELLQSLEAGIDLCAEVRNEIETMIVEDPPLTLNEGGVIRSGFSDELDELRSLSKGGKEWIASYRNEESERVGIPHLKVGYNKVFGYYLEVSAAHADKVPEHYIRKQTLKNQERYITPELKEYEEKVLKAEERAIELEQTMFDTLREKVAKEATRTQRTAEVLAQIDVLFGLAHLATHAGYTRPEMTTDPVLDIRESRHPVLDRLQPSGEFVPNDVLLGEPYGRVQIITGPNMAGKSTYIRQAALLTLMAQIGSFIPASEARIGIADRIFARVGASDELSKGQSTFMVEMTEAARILNSASDRSLVILDEIGRGTSTYDGISLAWSMTEFLHDQLKARTLFATHYHELTELTQTLKQASNWNVAVHEQDGEIVFLHKIVEGSANKSYGIHVARLAGIPDQVIQRANQILATLEKDHFDDSGQTTIPPRKQKKSVHQQLSLFGNAPHPVLDEIRDLNVDEMTPLAALEELYRIREQLN, encoded by the coding sequence ATGGCAAAAACAGGCAAGAAGCTGACCCCGATGATGGAGCGGTATCTGGAAGTCAAACACCAGAATCCGGGAACACTGTTATTGTTTCGGATGGGAGACTTCTATGAGCTGTTTTACGAAGACGCGGAAATCGCAGCCCGCATTCTGGGAATCACACTCACCAGTCGAGATAAAAATTCCAGCAACCCGATCCCCATGGCCGGGTTCCCTCATCACTCGCTGGACAGCTATCTCTACAAGCTGATTCATGCCGGCTACCGGGCCGCCATCTGCGATCAGGTAGAAGATCCCAAAAAAGCGAAAGGGATGGTCAAACGCGAAGTCACCCGGGTGATTACACCGGGAACTCTAACGGATGACGCCCTGCTCGACCCGCATGAAAACAACTTTCTGGCCAGTATCTATTTCGGAAAAAGTGATATCGGCCTGGCCTGGCTGGAACTTTCGACCGGGCGTTTCCTCACGTCCAATACGACGGCAGAACATCTGGTCGATGAACTGGCGCGGATCCATCCTGCTGAGTGTATCTTTGCCGAGGGGAACACAGCACTTCAGAACGCCATCGGTCATCTGGATACGATGTTGACAGAACGCCCTTCCTGGACGTTTGCAGAAGATGAATGCGAAAAGCTCCTGCTCTCACATTTCGGTACCAAAACCCTCGAAGGCTTCAACCTGGAACAGGGAACGCCCGCCATTACTGCTGCCGGTGCCCTGCTGGAATACGTTCAGGAAACTCAGCGAAGTGCCATTCCGCATATCAACCAGATCGAACCTTACGAACGGGGCGATCGTCTGCTGATTGACGAAGCGACCCGCCGCAGCCTGGAACTGACCCGGACGATCCGCGAAGGGAAACGGGAAGGCAGTCTGATTTCCGTCCTGGACGAAACCGTGACCTCCATGGGGGCCCGCCTGCTCAACGACTGGATCGCCAACCCGCTTACCAGCCTGGATGAAATCCAGAAACGCCACGATTCTGTCGAAGAGATCTCACAAAATCCGGTGCTCTGCAACGATGTACGGGAACAACTTTCAAAAACATATGATCTGCAGCGTCTGACGGCACGAATCGCCACGGGACGTGCCAGTGCCCGGGACCTCAGCTTCCTGGCACAAACCCTGGCATTATTACCGAAACTCAAGGCGAAGCTTTCCGGACGCAAAGCAGAACTCCTGCAGTCCCTCGAAGCGGGAATCGATCTCTGTGCAGAAGTCCGCAATGAGATTGAAACCATGATCGTCGAAGATCCACCTCTGACACTCAATGAAGGTGGCGTCATCCGATCAGGCTTCAGCGATGAGTTGGACGAACTGCGTTCGCTCTCTAAAGGGGGCAAGGAATGGATCGCCAGTTATCGGAATGAAGAATCGGAGCGGGTCGGCATTCCCCATCTCAAAGTCGGCTATAACAAAGTCTTCGGCTATTACCTGGAAGTCTCAGCGGCCCACGCGGACAAAGTCCCCGAACACTACATCCGCAAACAGACACTGAAAAATCAGGAACGCTATATCACTCCTGAACTCAAGGAGTACGAAGAAAAAGTACTCAAAGCAGAAGAACGGGCGATTGAACTCGAACAGACCATGTTCGACACGCTTAGGGAAAAGGTTGCGAAAGAAGCCACTCGTACCCAGCGAACAGCGGAAGTACTGGCCCAGATCGACGTCCTGTTCGGTCTCGCGCACCTGGCAACACACGCCGGTTACACGCGTCCCGAAATGACCACTGACCCGGTACTCGATATTCGCGAGAGTCGGCACCCCGTGCTGGATCGCCTGCAGCCCTCGGGTGAATTTGTTCCCAACGACGTCCTGCTGGGCGAACCTTACGGACGAGTCCAGATTATCACCGGACCGAACATGGCGGGTAAGAGTACTTATATCCGTCAGGCAGCCCTGTTGACACTCATGGCACAAATCGGCTCGTTCATCCCCGCCAGTGAAGCACGCATCGGAATTGCCGATCGTATTTTTGCCCGCGTCGGTGCCAGTGATGAGTTGAGCAAGGGCCAGAGTACCTTCATGGTCGAAATGACAGAAGCCGCGCGCATTCTTAATTCCGCAAGCGACCGAAGTCTGGTCATCCTGGATGAGATCGGGCGGGGGACGAGTACCTACGACGGGATTTCCCTGGCCTGGTCCATGACCGAATTTTTACACGACCAACTTAAAGCGAGAACCCTGTTCGCCACCCACTATCACGAACTGACCGAGCTGACACAGACACTGAAGCAGGCCAGTAACTGGAATGTGGCCGTTCATGAACAGGATGGTGAGATTGTCTTCCTGCACAAAATTGTCGAAGGGTCAGCCAACAAGAGCTACGGGATCCACGTCGCCCGACTGGCAGGAATCCCCGATCAGGTCATTCAACGGGCCAACCAGATCCTGGCAACGCTGGAAAAAGACCACTTCGATGACAGTGGCCAGACTACAATCCCCCCCCGCAAACAGAAGAAATCGGTGCATCAGCAGCTCTCTCTGTTTGGAAATGCCCCCCATCCGGTACTGGATGAAATCAGGGATCTGAATGTAGATGAAATGACCCCTTTGGCGGCTCTGGAAGAGCTCTACCGCATCCGCGAGCAACTGAACTGA